TCGCGGTAGCGCGGCACGCCGTCGAGTTCCGCCACGGTGAGAATCGCGTTGAAGTTGTAGCCCCAGTTGTCGGTGAGGTCATCGTCGAGCACGGCGCCAGTGGCGGGGTTGAAAGCGTTGTAGAAGAGCCCGTCGGCGTTGCGCCCGATTTCCAGCGCGCGGTCGATGATCCGATGCAGGCGCGGCTGCCAGCGGCGGCGGCGCTCCGGATCCGTGCGCGCCGCGATCACGTAGGCTTCCGAAAGCCCGCCGAAGACCTCGCAGGAGTGATCGTCGAACTGCATGCGGGGCAGCGCGAGCAGGTCGACTTCGAACAGGTCATATTCCGCAAGCCGGAACGCCCACTCGCGGTATGTCTCTTCGCCCGTGATCCAGTAGAGGCGGCTGCACACCTGGAGCAGATCGCCGTTGACCTCCAGCACTTTCGATGGAATGCGGCCATGTTGCGACTCGTAGGGAGCATGTTTCCAGATGTCGCCGATCAATTCCTTCATCCGTTCCAACCAGGGACCAGGACCGAGCCATTCGGTGACGGGAATGAGGCCGTCCCTGGCGTATTCGGCAGCCCCGAAGATGAGGCGGTCGAGGTCGAGCTTTCCGGGAAAGCTCTGCGTGTCGAAGTAAAAGTCATCGGGAAGGCTGTCGAGGCGCGGCGCGAGACGGCGCTCCTGTTCGAGGATGCGGTGCGTGGCGAGTTTCAGATGGTACGAGCCGGTGATTTCCGCCGTCAGCAGATAAAACGGCCAGTTGTCGGCGGCGGCGTCCTGGGCGTTCCAGAAGGGGCTATTCGTGAGATTGCGGGGGAGGAGGCCGGAGTGCGGATCCGCGTAGCCGAGCCACGCCCAGGCGAGGCGCTTCGAGAAGCGGGCGGCGCGGGCGGCGTCGCGGGCGTTGCGGCGGGCGAGATCCCAGTCCTGGGCGAAGAGCGCCGCTGCAGCGCTCATCAGCAGGAAGAACGTGCGCGCCATGGCAGGCATTCTGGCACAGCGGCGGCGGTCAGGCGGGCAGGTCCCATTCGGGGCGCCATTCGATGCGGGAGCGTGTGAGCCAGGCGCGGTTCATCATGAAGCAGGCGACGGTAGACCAATAGGCCACTTCCTCGTTGGCGATGGTCTTGCGGCGGGTGCGGATGCAGTCGATCCAGTTTTCGAGCATGGGCAGCGCGATGGGGCCGACGCCGTCGTATTTCGCCGGCGGCGCCTGGCTGAAGCGGGCGTTGGGTTCGTAAATCAAGGAATCTTTCGTGAGATACCGGTGCGCAGTGAGCACGCCTCCCGTGCCGCGCAATTCCACGCCAGCGGCGGTTTTGACGCCGGGCGCGGAGAGGCATTCCGCCTCGAACGTCACGGTGATTTTTTCGGGATATTCAATGGCGCCGGTGATCACGTCGGGCGTATCGCGGCCGTCGTTGTAGTAATAAATTCCGCCCGCGGCCGTTGCCGCCAGCGGGCGCGAAAGGCCGAGCAGCATGTGGGCGGTGTCGACGACGTGGATGCCGATGCCCATGATCATGCCGCCATCGTAGTGGAGCCACTTGTAGGGGCTGAAGTAGACGCCGGGGTTCCAGGGGATTCTGGGCCCCGGGCCGAGCCAGCGGTCCCAGTCGAGCCCTTCGGGCTTGCGCTCCATGCCGGGCGGGGGCTGCTGGATGTAGCCGGCGTTGGAGGTGTACCAGGTGCGGGCGAGGCCGACCTTGCCGAGGATGCCGGACTCGACGAACTGGGCGCGCGCCTGCAGGTTCTGCTTCATGCCGCGGCCCTGGGTGCCCACCTGGAGGATGCGGCGGTGCTCGCGCACGGCGCGCACGACGGCCTGGCCGTCTTCGGGATTGTGGACGAGGGGCTTTTCGCAGTAGATGTCCTTGCCGGCGCGGGCTGCGTCGATGGTGATGGGGGCGTGCCAGTGGTCGGGGGTGGCGATGATGACGGCGTCGATGTCGTTGTGCTCGAGCACGCGGCGGTGGTCGGCGTATTCGGCCACGGGGGCGGGCGCGAGCTGCGCAGCCTGGCGGCGGCGGACATCGTAGATGTCGCAGACGGCGACGATCGTGGCAAGGTCGGCTTTCAGAGCCTCCCGCATCAGGTATTGGCCGCGCGGACCGGAGCCGATGACGCCGAGGCGGACGCGGCCGTTGGCGCCTGCGATGCGGCGGTACGAGGCGGCGGAGGCGAAGGCCGGGGAGGAGGCCACGAGAGAGCGGCGCGTGACTTTTTCAACGGGCATGCGCCGATGCTATGCCCCCGGTGCAGCGGCGTCAACGCCCGGCGGTCAGGGACGGATCCAGCCGGAGTGGAGGAGCCAGTAGACGACAGGGACGGAGAAGAGGCTCGAGTCGACGCGGTCGAGCCAGCCGCCGTGACCCGGGAGGGAGTTGCCGCTGTCCTTGACGCCGGCGCCGCGCTTGATGGCCGATTCGCAGAGGTCGCCGACCTGCCCGCTGAGGTTGGCGGCGAGGCAGAGGATCACGCCCTGCCAGAGGGAGACATGGGGGAACTTCCAGTGAAGGAACCAGAGCCCGAGCACGAGCGTGCCGGCGAGGGAGGCGATGGCGCCGGCCCAGGTCTTGCCGGGGCTGAGCACGGGGGCCAGTTTGCGCTGCCCGAAAGCCCTGCCGCCGTAGTAGGCGAAGGTATCGCCGATCCAGTTGATGGCGGTGGCGAACAGCATCCACCAGGGATCGAGCAGGCGCAGGGAGAGGCCGCACTTCCAGGCGCCGAAGACGTAGACGAGGCCGAAGGTGGCCATGGCGGCGAAGGGCAGAATATGGGAGAGATTTTTCGCCCGCAGCGCGAAAATCCACATGAGAAAAGCGAACAGGACGATGGTGAGGACTTCGCTGCCGGGCAGAAGGAGGAGCAGCAAACCAGCGAGATATCCGGCCGGATTGCGGCGCGGATCATATTCGAAATCCTGGATATGGCGGGAGGCGATTCCGAGGAATTCGTAATAACAGACGAGGCCGACTCCGGCGAGAGCGGCCAGAAAGAGGGCATCGGGGGCGAAGACGACGATGTAGAAAAAGACCGGAGTGAGAACGAGTCCGGTGAGGAGGCGCTTCATCGGACGGGAAGCCCCTGGGCGCCGATGAGAGAGGACTGCTCGAGCTGGGCGTTGCGCACAGGGTGGATGCCGCCGAAGCGGCGGTCGCGTTTCTGGAAAGCGGCGATGGCTTCGAGCAGGGCGAGGCGGTCGAAGTCCGGCCAGAGGATGGGGGTCACATAGAGTTCGGCGTAGGCGATCTGCCAGAGGAGGAAGTTCGAGATGCGCATTTCGCCGGAGGTGCGGATGAGGAGATCGACATCGGGCTGTCCGGCGGTCGCGAGGCGGCGGTGGATGGATTGTTCGTCGATGACGAGGTTTTCAAGGGTTCCGGCGATGCGCGCTTCTTCGATGAGGGCGTTGACGGCGTCGACGATTTCGGCGCGTCCGCTGTAGTTGATGGCGAGGTTGAGGATGAGGCCGGTGTTGCCGCTGGTGGAGCGGACGGCTTCTTCGAGCTGGCGGCGCACCTCGGCGGGCAGCGCGTGGATGCGTCCGATGGCGCGGAGGCGGATGTTGTTCTCCATCAGGTGGGCGACTTCGCGGCCGAGATAGTAATGGAGGAGGCGCCAGAGGGTTTCGACCTCGGCGCGCGGCCGTTTCCAGTTTTCGGCGGAGAAGGCGTAGAGGGTGAGCGAGGAGACGCCGAGGCGGGCGCAGGTTTCGACGGACATGCGCACGGGCTCGACGCCGGCGCGGTGGCCGGCGGCGCGGGGCAGGCTGCGGCGGCGCGCCCAACGGCCGTTTCCGTCCATGATGATGCCGATGTGGGCGGGGATGCGCTGCGGGTCGAGCGAGCGAGCCAGCTCAAACTCGCGGCTGCCGGGCGGCAGGATGTCGAGAAGATCCCGCATGAGGCGTTGAACACTATCTTAGCGCAGGGCTGTCGAGCGAGCCCCCGGACTGCGGCGCAGACGTCACAGCCGGGTGGCGGCGGCGAGGATGGCGCCGACGCCGAGGAACGAGCCGAAGGGCAGCTCGAAGGTGGCGGCGTCTTCGCCGCGCGCCTTGATCCAGATGAGTCCGAGGACGCTGCCGAGGAGCGAGCCTGCCATGAGGGCGAGGAGACCTGTTTCGAAACCGAGGAAGGCGCCGAGGAAGGCGGTCATTTTGACATCGCCGAGGCCGAGACCTTCCCTGCCCCGGAGCCGCTCGTAGAGGAAGCCCATCAACCAGAGTCCGCCGGAAAGGAGGGCGGAGGCGGCGCAGGCGTGGACGAAGGATTCGAGGGCTGGGGAGGATTCGGGACGCTGGAAGCGCCACAGCCACGCGATGAAGCCTTCTGGAACGGGCACGACGGGGGCGAGGGCGAGACCGGCGAAGATTCCGCCGAGGGTGAACTCGTCGGGAAGAATGCGGGTTTCGGCGTCGGAGAAGATCAGCTCGACGAGGATGGCGGCGAACAGGCACCACTTGACGCCCGCCCATCCGCCGCCGGCGCGCCACCACGCCCAGAAGAAGAGCAGCCCCGTGGAGAATTCGACGAGCGGATAGCGGAAGGAGATGGGGGCGCGGCAGGCGCGGCACCGTCCGAGCAGGAGAAGAAAGCTGAGGAGAGGAATGTTGTCATACCAGGCAATGGCGGCGCCGCAGCGCGGGCAGTGCGACCGGGGCGCGACGACGGAGTAGTCGTGCGGGAGGCGGCTGATGCAGACGTTGAGGAAGCTGCCGATGACGAGCCCGAAGGCGCCGGCGAGCAGCGAGGCCAGGAGCAGATCGTTCATGCAAGCACCTTTTTGTAGGCCTCGATGGTCTTCTCGGCCATGCGATCGATTGTAAACCGCTCTTCGACGAGGCGGCGGCCTGCGGCGCCGAGGCGGGCGGCGAGATCGCGGTCTGCGGCGAGGCGCGCCACGGCGGCGGCGATGGAAGCGGGGTCGTTGCCGACGAGAAAGCCGGTGACGCCGTCGATGACGGCTTCGGGAAGACCGCCGACGCGGCTGGCGATGACGGGCACGCCGTAGGCGAGAGCGAGCAGAGCGGCGGAGCCGAGCCCTTCGCTCTCGCTGATGTAAACGAGGGCGCGGGCGCAGGGCAGGTCGCGCAGGAGATCGGCGGAGAAGCGGACGTCCACGGCGGCGCGGCGGATGAGCGCCGCGCCCTTGCGCGGATCGTCCGAAGCCGGCGAGATGACGCCGCCGTCGAGCGTGCTGGTGCGCGGCGGGAGAGGCACTCCGTCGGGCACGAGGGCGATTTTCGGGGCGGGCACGCCGGCGGCTTCGAGGCGGCGCCGGACGGCATCGCTGACGGCGAGGAAGAGGGCGGCGCGGCGGTATTTCCATCTGGAGAACCAGTGGGTGTTGACAGGGAAATCGACGCGGCGGCTGACGACGAACGGGAGGGGAGCGAGCAGGGCGGCCAGCGTATGGGAGCGGGCGTCGTGGCAGTGAATCAGATCGAAGCCGCGCGCCGCCCGGCGCAGCGCGGAGGCGGAGAGGGGCTCGACGGCGAGGCCGGCGGCGCGGGCGTTGCTGAACAGGGGCGCAGCGGGCGGGCAGAGCAGGGCGCACTGGAGGCCGCGGCCGGCGAGGGCGTTCATGAGCAGGAGGGCCTGATGCTGGCCGCCGCGCATGGCCGGGCCGGTGTCGATGTGGAGGACGCGCATCGGCTTAGCGGGCGGAGGTCATGAAGCGGGCCTTGGCGTACTTGAGGAAGGTGTAGAGGGCGGCCATATAGGCGATGGCGAGGCCTTCGACGCCGTCGAGGAAGCCGCGCTTCAGAACATAAGTTCTGAAAAATGTCCAGGCGGGCTCGAGCAGGAGATGGCGGTAGTGCACGGGCGTGCGGCGGGCGGCGAGCTCCTCGGCGGCGAGGGTGGTGTAGCGGTCCATTGTCTTGAGGTGCTCGCTGAGGGAGCCGCAGGTGAAGTGGAGCAGGTTGCCGGCGAGATGCCCGACGCGTCCGTCGCAGACGACGGACTCGTGGACGTAGTCGCCGACCCAGCGGGCCTTGCGGCGGTCGAAGAGGCGGATCTTGCGGTCGGGATACCAGCCGGAATAGAGAATCCAGCGGCCGAGGTATTGCGCGAGGCGCGGGACGGTGTAGGCGTCGAACTGCGGGCCGTTTTTCTTGAGCTGCCAGATCTCGGCTTCAAGGTCTTCGCTGAGGGCTTCGTCGGCGTCGATGGAGAGGATCCAATCGTGGGCAGCCTGTTCGGAGGCGAAGTTTTTCTGGCCGGCGTAGCCGCGCCAGCCGGCTTCGATGACGCGGGCGCCGAACTTGCGGGCGATCTCGACGGTGCGGTCAGTGGATCCGGAATCGACGACGAGGATTTCGTCGCAGCAGCGGAGGCTTTCGATGGCGCGGGGCACGTTGCGTTCTTCGTTGCAGGTGATGATCGTGGCCGAGATCTTCATGCCGCGCGTCAGGGCAGCCAACCCTGCCCGTTATTGTACAGAACGGGTGCGGGGATGAAGCTCAGGATGAAGATGAGGATGACGAGGCGGAACGCGCGGCGGCGGGCGTGTCCGAGGGGGGCCACGTCGTAGACGTGGAAGTGTTTGCGGCCGATGAAGAAGAGGAGCGCCGCCCAGATCCACCACGGCCAGTAGACGAAGCCGAGGAGGGCCATGGCGGCGATGGCGGCGGTGGAGATGGCGCGGTGGCGCTCGCCGAAGCAGGCGTAGACGATGTGGCCGCCGTCGAGCTGGCCGATGGGGAGCAGGTTGAGCGAAGTGGCGAGCAGGCCGACCCATGCGGCGCGGGCGACGGGGTGGAGGTAGATGTCTTCGGCGGGCACGCCGGGGAAGAGCCACATTTCGATGGCGCGCATCAGCAGCGGCGAGCCGAACTGGATCTCGCTCTGCTGGCCGATGCCGGGGACGACGCGCGACAGCGCCATGCCGATGCCGAGCACGGGAATGACGAACAGGAACCCGGCGAGCGGACCGGCGATGCCGACGTCGAACAGCTCCCTGCGGCTCTTGACGGCTGAGCGGAAACGGATGAAGGCGCCGAAGGTGCCGATGAAGGTGGGCGCGGGCAGGAAGTAGGGGAGGCTCGCGTCGATGTTGTGATAGAAGCAGGCGAGCCAGTGGCCGGCTTCATGGGCGAGGAGGACAAGCAGGAGGGCGAGCGCGTAGGGGAGGCCGTCGAGCAGCAGACGCGGCTCGCGGAGAGCGTCGGAAAACGCGGCAAGGTCGTGCTCGAGATCGAAGGGAGGGAGCTGGTTCTGGAAGTTGTACTGGAGGCGCGCGCCGAGGGCGGTGGTGGTGAAGAGAGTGGCGAAGAAGAGCAGGAGGTGGAGCCAGAGCCTTGGCTGCGAGAGCAGCGTGCGGGCCAGGGTTGGCGGGGCCCAAAGGTGCTCGCAAAGGGGCCGCGGGTCGTCAGCGGACGGGTTCACGGCAGGCAGGACTGGCCGTCAGTCGAGAGACTGGAGTTCCTTGCCTGGCTTGAAACGGACGGCTTTGCCGGGCGGGATGGCGACTTCGGCGCCGGTGCGCGGGTTGCGGCCGATGCCGGTCTTGCGCGGGCGCACTGTGAAGATGCCGAAGCCGCGCAGCTCGATGCGCTCTCCCTGGGCGAGGGCGCGCTTCATGGACTCGAAGACGGTTTCCACGGCCATTTCAGCCTTGGTCTTGGTGATGCCGGTGCGGTTGACGACTTCGTTGACGATGTCGAGCTTGATCAAGTGCGCCTCCTGAACGGGAGAGAATGGCCAGCGCCGGGCGAAGCCGGATTGGCTCGCCTTGCAAACCCCATGATAGGATTAGGTTTATTACCGTGTCAAGGATGCCGGAGAAAAGCGGGAAAGGGGAGCCGGAGGGCGTGGCGCCGGCGGTGTTCCGCCGGGTGTGCGGCGCGTTCGCGACGGGCGTGGCGGTGGCGGCGGTGATGGGGCGCGACGGGAAGCCGCACGGACTGACGGTGAATTCGTTCACGTCGGTGTCGCTGCACCCGCCGCTGGTGCTGGTCTGCATCGGGCACAAGGCGGCGACGCACGGGCCGTTTTCGACGGCGGCGCATTTCGCGGTGAATTTTCTGGACGAATCGCAGCAGGAGCTGTCCGAGCGGTTCGCCTCGTCGCATCCGAGCCGGTTCGAGGGGCTGCGGTGGCATCCCGGGGAGACGGGAGCGCCCGTGCTGGAAGACGCGCTGGGAGTGCTGGAGTGCGAGGCGTGGAGGAAGCTGGACGCGGGCGACCACACGGTTTTCTTCGGGCTGGTGAAAAGCGCCCGCGCCCGTGAAGGCCGCCCGCTGGTTTATTTCGGCGGGAAATACCGGCGGATCCGGACCGACTGATCAGCCCGCCAATTCCCTGAGTTTGGCGATCACCTTGTCGTAATCCGGGTGCTGGGCCACTTCCGGAACATACTCGACGTACTGCAGCACGTTATTCTGATCGACGACGAAAATCGCGCGGCATTCGATGCGCCAATCCTTGATCAGCGTGCCGTAATTTTCGCCGAAGCTGGCGTATTTGTGGTCGCTGATCATCTTCACATTGTCGACGCCGAAGCTGGTGCACCAGCGGTTCTGCGCGAAGGGCAGGTCCATGCTGACGGTGTAGAAGCTGACCTGCGGGAATTTGGCGGCCTCGTCGTTGAATTTCTTGGTCTGCATGTCGCAGACGGGGGTGTCGAGGGAGGGGACGACGCTGAAGACGCGGATGCCCTCTCCGGTGGAGGCCAGGGTGACGGGCTGGAGAGCCTTGTCGACAGCCTGGAAGTCGGGGGCGGGATCGCCCACTTTCAGCTCGGGGCCGGCCAGTTCGAGCGGCATGCCTTTGAAGGTGGTGGTACGCGACATGAATCCTCCTGAACGGGAAATCGGGAACAGCTCACGCTTAGTGTAACAGGGAGCGGAGTTCTTCCACGCCGGACGCGGGGGGATGGCAGACCTGGCCCGAGCAGACCTCGGCCGATGCCGGGCCGGAGCGGTCTTCCCAGGCGAAGGTGGCGAAGGGGAGGAACCGGCGCCAGGCTTCCCGAACGAGCTCATCCGCGGCGCCGCGGAAGGTGATGCGCTCTTCGGGCGCCGAGTGGAGCATCCACGCGCAGAGCATGCGGGGCAGCGCGGATGGCTGGCTTTCGAGCCGTGCGGCGAAAGCCTGCAGGGCGAGGCGTGCGGGTCCGAGGAGAGAATCATCACCGGCGAGACGCGCCGCGCGGACAAGGGCCTCGATGGCGAGGGAATTGCCGGAGGGCTCGGCGCCGTCGTAGTCCTCTTTCATGCGGAAGAGCAGATCCGGGCTGCCGGCGGCAGAGGCGAAGAAGCCGCCGGCGGGGTCGCCGAACCGGTCCACCATGGCCGTGCAGAGGCGCAGCGCCGCCTGCAGGAACCGGGGCTCGAAGGTGGTCTGGTGAAGATCCAGAGCCGCGAGGGCGACGGCGGCGTAATCGTCGAGAAGCCCGGCGATGGCGGCTTCGCCGGCGCGCCAGCGGCGCAGCAGAGTCCCCTCCGGCGCCATCAGGGCGCGTTCGAGGAACTCGAAGGAGCGGCGGGCGGCGTCCGTATAGCGGGGCTCGCTCAGGGCGGCGCCCGCGCGGGCGAGGGCGCTGATCATGAGGCCGTTCCAGGATGCGAGGATCTTGTCGTCGAGGTGCGGGCGCGGCCGGAGGGTCCGCGCTTCGAACAGCCTGCGGCGCGCTTCGGCGATGTCCGGGGTGGCAGCCAGGTCCGGCTGCTGGAGCCAGAGGATGTTGCGGCCTTCGAATTCGCCGTGGGGATCGTGATGCACGTTGCCTCCCGGCAGGCAACCGTAGGCTTCCGCGAAGCGGTGCGCCAGATCCCTGCCGAGCAGGTCTTCGAGTTCTTTCCAGGCCCAGATGTAAAACGCCCCTTCGCCCTTGCGGCCGGGACGCGCAGGGTCTTCGCTGTCGGCGTCTTCGGCGGAATAAAAACCGCCTTCCGGGTGGGTCATGTCGCGGAGGACGTATTCCGCAATTTCGCGCGCGGTTTCCGCATAAAATGGATTTCCCGCCGCCTGAAATGCTTCGACATATGCGGCGAGGAGCTGGGCCTGATCGTAGAGCATTTTCTCGAAATGCGGAACAAACCATCGCTCGTCGACGGAGTATCTGTGAAATCCGCCGCCGAGCTGGTCGTACATGCCGCCGGCGCGCATGGCCTTCAGGGTTTCTTCCACCATCCTGAGGGCCTCGGCGTTGCCGCACTGGCGGTGATAACGGAGAAGAAACTGAAGCACGGAGGGACGGGGGAACTTCGGGGCGCCGCCGAAGCCGCCGAAGCGCGGGTCGAAGATGGCCCTGAACTGCTGGAAGCCGCGCTCGACGGCGGACGCGGACGGCCCGGCATTGCGCGATTCAATGACGATCTGTTTCTGAATTTCCTCCTGAATCCGGATGCTGGATTCGAGGATCTGTCCGCGTTTCGCCTGCCATGCGGCCGCGATCTGTTCGAGAATGTGGCGGAATCCCGGGCGGCCCCAGCGGCTCTCCGGCGGGAAATAGGTTCCGCCAAAAAACGGCCGCAGGTCGGGCGTCAGCCAGACGCTGAGGGGCCAGCCGCCGCTGCCGGTGGTTGCCTGGACGAAGGTCATGTAGATGCGGTCGACGTCGGGACGCTCTTCGCGGTCGAGCTTGACGGGAACGAAGTGCTGATTGAGAAAGCGGGCGATCTCTTCGTTTTCGAACGACTCGCGCTCCATGACGTGGCACCAGTGGCAGGTGGAGTAGCCGATGGAGAGGAAGATGGGCTTGTTTTCCGCGCGGGCTTTGGCGAAGGCGGCTTCGCCCCACGGAAGCCAGTCCACGGGGTTGTGGGCGTGCTGGAGCAGATAGGGACTCTTTTCGTGAATGAGAGCGTTGGTGTGCATTGCTGGATGGGAACCGTTATTCTGGCAAGCGTGGCTGAACGCCGCCGCGCGAGGCGGCGAGTGGAACATCAGCGGGGCGGCGGAAGGCCGCCAGGAGATTGGATTCATGACGGATTTTGAAAGCTTCAAGAAACAGGCGCTGGACGAGCTGCTGGAGTGGCTGCGCATCCCGAGCGTGAGCACGCTGCCGGAGCACAAGAGCGACATGGAGCGCGCAGCCGGGTATGTGAAGGCGGCGCTCGAGCGGGCAGGCATGACGCGGACGGAGCTGATCCACCGCGCGGAACATCCGATGGTGTACGGCGAGTGGCTGGGCGCGCCGGGAAAGCCGACGCTGCTGCTGTACGGGCACTATGACGTGCAGCCGCCGGATCCGCTGGACGAGTGGGTTTCGCAGCCGTTCGAGCCGGAGATCCGCAATGACAACATCTATGCGCGCGGCGCGACAGACGACAAGGGTCAGACGTGGATTCTCGTGAAGGCTGTCGAGTGGCTGATGCAGCAGGACGGGCGGCTGCCGGTGAACGTGCGGTTCCTGATCGAAGGCGAGGAGGAATGCGGTGGCGAGGCGGTGGCGCGGTATGTGGCGGAGAAGCCGGCGCAGCTGGCGGCGGATGCGGCGGTGATCTGCGACAGCGAGATGTTCGCTCCGGGGCTGCCATCGATCTGCACGGGGCTGCGCGGGATCGTGTACGGAGAGCTGCATGTGGAAGGAGCGCGGCAGGATCTGCATTCGGGCGTGTACGGCGGCGTGGCGCCGAACCCGCTGATGGCGATTGCGGAGATTCTGACGGCGCTGAAGGACCGGGACGGACATATTCTGATTCCGGGCTTTTATGACCGGGTGGTGGAGCCGGCGCCGGCGGAGAAAGAGGCGTGGGCGCGGCTGCCGTTCGACGAGAAGGAGTATCTGGAGAAGGAGATCGGCGCGAAGGAACTGACGGGCGAGCCGGGGCTGACGGTCTTCGAAAGGACGTGGGCGCGGCCGACCCTGGAAGTGCATGGAATCCGTGGCGGCTTCACGGGCGAGGGGGCGAAGACGGTGATTCCGGCGCGCGCCGTGGCGAAGATCTCGATGAGGCTGGTGCCGGACCAGCGTCCGGATGAAGCGGTGGAGCAGCTGAAGAAGGCGATCGAGAAGGCGACGCCACGCGGGGTGAAAGCGGAGTTCCGGCTGCTGCACGGGGCCCCGGCGAGCCTCGTGGATCCGGAGAATCGCTTTGTGAAAGAGGCTGCGGCGGCGCTGGAAGCCGTGTTCGGGAAGAAGACGGTGTTCATCCGCAGCGGCGGCTCGATTCCGATCGTCGGGCTGTTCAACGAACACCTGCGCATTCCGAGCGTGCTGATGGGCTTCGGGCTTCCGGATGACAACCTGCACGCGCCGAACGAGAAATTCCACGTGCCGAACTTTTACGCCGGCATCGAAGCGGTGACGCGGTATCTGCGGCGGCTGTAAGGGGAAGCAGACAGAGGGGGCGCGGTGCGCTGACCCCGTGCAGCCGGACCCGGAAAAAGGGGAATTGTGTTCCTGTCCCCTTTTCTACCAGGTGCCGGTGCGAAGGACGACCGCCATGGTGAGGGCGGCGCCGTTGTTGTAGCTGCGGGCGTTGACGGGAGGGAGCCAGGAGCGGCGGTATTCGAGATTGGCGATGCGCAGGGCGACGACCGGGTTGAGGCGGAGATCCATGCCCGTGCCGAGCGCCATGGAGAAGCCGTGGGCGCTCCAGCGCTGCGCGTAGAGGGCGTGATCCTCGTAGGCGTTGCGGCGCTCCTGGCGGGCGGTGCGCGTCAGTTCGTCGCGGAGGACGGGATCCACTTTTTCATGCGTGACCTTGAGTCCTCCCACGAGGACGTGAGCGTAAGGGTTGATCCGGCCGCTGGGACGCGCCGACCAGCGGGGACCGACGAGATAGCTGAGGGTGTCGCCGCTTTTGTTGG
This DNA window, taken from Bryobacteraceae bacterium, encodes the following:
- a CDS encoding NADH-dependent dehydrogenase; translation: MPVEKVTRRSLVASSPAFASAASYRRIAGANGRVRLGVIGSGPRGQYLMREALKADLATIVAVCDIYDVRRRQAAQLAPAPVAEYADHRRVLEHNDIDAVIIATPDHWHAPITIDAARAGKDIYCEKPLVHNPEDGQAVVRAVREHRRILQVGTQGRGMKQNLQARAQFVESGILGKVGLARTWYTSNAGYIQQPPPGMERKPEGLDWDRWLGPGPRIPWNPGVYFSPYKWLHYDGGMIMGIGIHVVDTAHMLLGLSRPLAATAAGGIYYYNDGRDTPDVITGAIEYPEKITVTFEAECLSAPGVKTAAGVELRGTGGVLTAHRYLTKDSLIYEPNARFSQAPPAKYDGVGPIALPMLENWIDCIRTRRKTIANEEVAYWSTVACFMMNRAWLTRSRIEWRPEWDLPA
- the pilD gene encoding type 4 prepilin-like proteins leader peptide-processing enzyme, with protein sequence MNDLLLASLLAGAFGLVIGSFLNVCISRLPHDYSVVAPRSHCPRCGAAIAWYDNIPLLSFLLLLGRCRACRAPISFRYPLVEFSTGLLFFWAWWRAGGGWAGVKWCLFAAILVELIFSDAETRILPDEFTLGGIFAGLALAPVVPVPEGFIAWLWRFQRPESSPALESFVHACAASALLSGGLWLMGFLYERLRGREGLGLGDVKMTAFLGAFLGFETGLLALMAGSLLGSVLGLIWIKARGEDAATFELPFGSFLGVGAILAAATRL
- a CDS encoding thioredoxin domain-containing protein translates to MHTNALIHEKSPYLLQHAHNPVDWLPWGEAAFAKARAENKPIFLSIGYSTCHWCHVMERESFENEEIARFLNQHFVPVKLDREERPDVDRIYMTFVQATTGSGGWPLSVWLTPDLRPFFGGTYFPPESRWGRPGFRHILEQIAAAWQAKRGQILESSIRIQEEIQKQIVIESRNAGPSASAVERGFQQFRAIFDPRFGGFGGAPKFPRPSVLQFLLRYHRQCGNAEALRMVEETLKAMRAGGMYDQLGGGFHRYSVDERWFVPHFEKMLYDQAQLLAAYVEAFQAAGNPFYAETAREIAEYVLRDMTHPEGGFYSAEDADSEDPARPGRKGEGAFYIWAWKELEDLLGRDLAHRFAEAYGCLPGGNVHHDPHGEFEGRNILWLQQPDLAATPDIAEARRRLFEARTLRPRPHLDDKILASWNGLMISALARAGAALSEPRYTDAARRSFEFLERALMAPEGTLLRRWRAGEAAIAGLLDDYAAVALAALDLHQTTFEPRFLQAALRLCTAMVDRFGDPAGGFFASAAGSPDLLFRMKEDYDGAEPSGNSLAIEALVRAARLAGDDSLLGPARLALQAFAARLESQPSALPRMLCAWMLHSAPEERITFRGAADELVREAWRRFLPFATFAWEDRSGPASAEVCSGQVCHPPASGVEELRSLLH
- a CDS encoding glycosyl transferase gives rise to the protein MKISATIITCNEERNVPRAIESLRCCDEILVVDSGSTDRTVEIARKFGARVIEAGWRGYAGQKNFASEQAAHDWILSIDADEALSEDLEAEIWQLKKNGPQFDAYTVPRLAQYLGRWILYSGWYPDRKIRLFDRRKARWVGDYVHESVVCDGRVGHLAGNLLHFTCGSLSEHLKTMDRYTTLAAEELAARRTPVHYRHLLLEPAWTFFRTYVLKRGFLDGVEGLAIAYMAALYTFLKYAKARFMTSAR
- a CDS encoding integration host factor subunit alpha; translated protein: MIKLDIVNEVVNRTGITKTKAEMAVETVFESMKRALAQGERIELRGFGIFTVRPRKTGIGRNPRTGAEVAIPPGKAVRFKPGKELQSLD
- a CDS encoding isoprenyl transferase yields the protein MRDLLDILPPGSREFELARSLDPQRIPAHIGIIMDGNGRWARRRSLPRAAGHRAGVEPVRMSVETCARLGVSSLTLYAFSAENWKRPRAEVETLWRLLHYYLGREVAHLMENNIRLRAIGRIHALPAEVRRQLEEAVRSTSGNTGLILNLAINYSGRAEIVDAVNALIEEARIAGTLENLVIDEQSIHRRLATAGQPDVDLLIRTSGEMRISNFLLWQIAYAELYVTPILWPDFDRLALLEAIAAFQKRDRRFGGIHPVRNAQLEQSSLIGAQGLPVR
- the tpx gene encoding putative thiol peroxidase; protein product: MSRTTTFKGMPLELAGPELKVGDPAPDFQAVDKALQPVTLASTGEGIRVFSVVPSLDTPVCDMQTKKFNDEAAKFPQVSFYTVSMDLPFAQNRWCTSFGVDNVKMISDHKYASFGENYGTLIKDWRIECRAIFVVDQNNVLQYVEYVPEVAQHPDYDKVIAKLRELAG